In Vigna unguiculata cultivar IT97K-499-35 chromosome 3, ASM411807v1, whole genome shotgun sequence, a single genomic region encodes these proteins:
- the LOC114176245 gene encoding putative E3 ubiquitin-protein ligase LIN isoform X3: MTSLRELLTEEGFYQTTSNLNPLKPKFKFSPQTPEIIINSLPLHICNDRKSLDCSNNNSTIPSGSWSFQSNSQRVGSLSEIWKNSKSLFSPGSRTVGPPMNEVATRAVVSILSGYIGRFVKDDHFRKIVRDKCSSYLIRRRNGSGSEEEVLVNMKLAMENIDKLVQDQGTRKEIKMESLRNSIELLTIVSSLNSKSKTPREAGSTCGIPNSHISACAQLYLAIVYKLQKNNRICSRHLLQVFSDSPFLARTYLLPDLWEHVFLPHLLHLKIWYAEELDALSASTECQDVKENTMRTLSKEYGKKVDTGTALFALYYKQWLKVGANEPPLPVVPLPSRPSRGSSRKMSSDSFVLSSSINKNLYKEVFGPKLELKSTTLADQNGLLTIKWGSGNDENLYGDDYNRSSLQKQDTVFLGKSSRTIDDSYAELKQGSQRLDYFQCFSCRSMQAESLVSSNYASCNASFRNEATVLSSEFVGAITTICSSDTLSECEFAIRVIAKAWLNSHVDPLIEEAVSQSSVVEAILEVLFASSIDEILELAISVLAELVGRNDAIREIILSWDPLLDIFVRLLRKTGLFLKAAVLLYLLKPQAKQMLSPEWVSLVLRVLEFGDKVLTLFTVQCCPQEAAIYFMDQLLTGFDEVKNLENARLVVSLGGLPFLMKRIEEGEVHQRNKAVFIIYSCIYAEGSCRSFLSDNIKKSSLLELIVLSNSKSCSGCAFAVLAELLYLERTTKILKFLRGLKDGWGGLNTMHILFIYLQRAPPEQRPLVAAVLLMLDIMEDPFKESFYRAEAIDAIVVALDCQVCNDITQEQSARALLLLAGNFTYTGESLMERTFLHKAGFQENCMEGSSYGREIVVYDSAHKSEEDNEAETWRRTTACVLFQSGNKNLLKALSDSLTNGVPSLARASLVTISWMSSYLHLVDDRKFPPLAFSILTPLLLKSLNYDKEVEARVLASYSLLCLVKNSAGCVSFLASVDKDSIKNLQNLSLVTWTANELIAIISKSSLQYKRMKNKAHF, encoded by the exons ATGACTTCCCTCAGAGAACTTCTCACAGAAGAAGGCTTCTACCAAACAACTTCAAACCTCAACCCTTTGAAGCCAAAATTCAAATTCTCACCGCAAACACCAGAGATAATAATAAACTCACTCCCTCTACACATATGCAACGATCGAAAAAGCCTTGATTGTTCCAACAACAACTCCACGATACCAAGTGGGTCTTGGTCTTTTCAATCCAACTCTCAAAGGGTTGGTTCACTTTCTGAAATTTGGAAGAATTCCAAATCATTGTTTTCACCGGGTTCAAGAACAGTGGGACCTCCCATGAATGAAGTAGCCACCAGAGCAGTGGTTTCTATCCTCAGTGGCTACATTGGAAGATTTGTGAAAGATGATCATTTCAGGAAAATAGTGAGAGACAAGTGCAGTTCTTACTTGATCAGAAGGAGAAACGGTTCTGGGTCAGAAGAAGAGGTTCTGGTAAACATGAAACTGGCCATGGAGAATATTGACAAGTTGGTGCAGGATCAAGGGACAAGGAAAGAGATAAAGATGGAAAGCTTAAGGAACTCCATTGAGCTTTTGACCATAGTTTCTTCATTGAATAGTAAAAGTAAAACACCAAGGGAAGCTGGTTCAACTTGTGGAATACCCAATTCCCATATCTCTGCTTGTGCTCAGCTCTACTTGGCAATAGTTTACAAGCTTCAGAAGAACAACAGGATTTGTTCTAGGCACCTGCTGCAAGTGTTTTCTGATTCTCCATTTTTGGCTAGGACTTACTTGCTTCCTGACCTTTGGGAGCACGTGTTCCTTCCTCATCTTCTCCATCTTAAAATTTGGTATGCTGAGGAACTCGATGCACTTTCGGCTTCGACTGAATGTCAGGATGTGAAGGAGAACACAATGAGGACTTTGAGCAAAGAGTATGGGAAAAAAGTGGACACAGGAACTGCTTTGTTTGCTTTGTATTACAAGCAGTGGCTTAAAGTTGGGGCAAACGAGCCTCCTCTTCCCGTTGTTCCATTGCCATCAAGACCAAGTCGAGGATCATCAAGAAAAATGTCTTcagattcttttgttttgagTTCTTCAATCAACAAAAACTT ATACAAGGAAGTATTTGGCCCCAAACTAGAGCTGAAATCTACCACCCTGGCTGATCAAAATGGATTGCTGACAATCAAATGGGGCTCAGGGAATGATGAAAATTTGTATGGAGATGACTACAACCGCAGTTCACTTCAG AAACAAGACACTGTATTCCTTGGAAAATCTTCAAGGACAATTGACGATAGTTATGCCGAATTAAAGCAAGGGTCACAGAGATTGGACTATTTTCAGTGCTTTTCTTGTAGGAGTATGCAAGCAGAAAGCTTGGTGAGCAGCAACTACGCATCCTGCAATGCTTCATTTAGAAACGAAGCAACTGTTCTTTCAAGCGAATTTGTTGGAGCTATCACAACTATATGTTCATCAGATACTCTCAGTGAATGTGAATTTGCAATTCGTGTGATTGCCAAAGCTTGGTTGAACTCTCATGTTGACCCTCTAATTGAAGAAGCAGTGTCACAATCTAGTGTAGTTGAGGCTATCCTGGAGGTACTGTTTGCCTCAAGTATAGATGAAATTCTAGAATTGGCTATATCAGTTTTAGCAGAACTAGTAGGGAGGAATGATGCAATTAGAGAAATTATACTGAGCTGGGATCCACTACTAGATATCTTTGTGAGACTTTTAAGAAAAACTGGCCTGTTCCTAAAAGCTGCTGTTCTGCTTTATCTGTTAAAGCCACAGGCAAAACAGATGTTATCACCAGAATGGGTGTCTCTTGTACTTCGAGTGTTAGAATTTGGAGACAAAGTTCTAACCCTCTTCACAGTTCAATGCTGTCCTCAAGAGGCTGCAATTTACTTTATGGACCAACTTCTTACTGGTTTTGATGAAGTTAAGAATTTAGAGAATGCTAGGCTGGTTGTTTCTCTTGGGGGATTGCCCTTTCTCATGAAAAGAATTGAAGAAGGAGAGGTTCACCAAAGAAACAAAgctgtttttattatttatagttgCATTTATGCTGAAGGAAGCTGCCGGAGTTTTCTATCTGACAATATAAAGAAGAGTTCTTTGCTAGAACTCATTGTTCTCAGTAACAGTAAAAGTTGCAGTGGATGTGCCTTTGCTGTGCTAGCTGAGTTGCTCTATCTTGAAAG AACCACcaagattttaaaattcttaaggGGACTTAAAGATGGATGGGGTGGCCTAAACACAATGCACATTCTGTTCATCTATCTTCAGAGGGCTCCACCAGAACAACGTCCTCTGGTTGCAGCAGTATTATTGATGCTTGATATTATG GAAGATCCTTTCAAAGAGAGCTTTTATAGAGCAGAAGCAATTGACGCAATTGTGGTTGCTTTAGATTGTCAAGTGTGTAATGATATAACACAAGAACAATCAGCAAGAGCTTTACTCTTGTTAGCAGGAAACTTTACTTATACAGGAGAATCATTAATGGAGAGAACATTTTTACACAAAGCTGGCTTTCAAGAAAATTGCATGGAAGGTTCCTCTTATGGCAGGGAAATTGTTGTTTATGATTCAGCTCACAAG AGTGAAGAGGACAATGAAGCTGAAACATGGCGAAGAACAACAGCATGTGTCTTGTTCCAAAGTGGAAACAAGAATTTACTAAAGGCACTTTCAGATTCTTTAACCAATGGAGTCCCAAGTTTAGCACGAGCTAGCCTTGTAACAATTTCTTGGATGAGTAGCTACCTTCACTTAGTTGATGACAGAAAGTTCCCACCATTGGCATTCTCAATCCTCACGCCACTGCTGCTAAAATCAttgaattatgataaagaggTTGAGGCAAGAGTTTTGGCTTCATATTCATTGCTATGCCTTGTAAAAAATTCAG CAGGATGTGTCTCTTTCCTAGCATCAGTGGATAAAGATTCAATAAAAAATCTTCAAAATCTCTCTCTTGTTACGTGGACTGCGAATGAGCTAATTGCAATCATCTCGAAAAGCAGCTTGCAGTACaaaagaatgaaaaacaaaGCTCATTTTTGA
- the LOC114176245 gene encoding putative E3 ubiquitin-protein ligase LIN isoform X2 yields MVMITFTSPFLFNTLSLSSQETVDLYSLALNSKKVVSLKAQICLSFFLSFFLPLPLEMTSLRELLTEEGFYQTTSNLNPLKPKFKFSPQTPEIIINSLPLHICNDRKSLDCSNNNSTIPSGSWSFQSNSQRVGSLSEIWKNSKSLFSPGSRTVGPPMNEVATRAVVSILSGYIGRFVKDDHFRKIVRDKCSSYLIRRRNGSGSEEEVLVNMKLAMENIDKLVQDQGTRKEIKMESLRNSIELLTIVSSLNSKSKTPREAGSTCGIPNSHISACAQLYLAIVYKLQKNNRICSRHLLQVFSDSPFLARTYLLPDLWEHVFLPHLLHLKIWYAEELDALSASTECQDVKENTMRTLSKEYGKKVDTGTALFALYYKQWLKVGANEPPLPVVPLPSRPSRGSSRKMSSDSFVLSSSINKNLYKEVFGPKLELKSTTLADQNGLLTIKWGSGNDENLYGDDYNRSSLQKQDTVFLGKSSRTIDDSYAELKQGSQRLDYFQCFSCRSMQAESLVSSNYASCNASFRNEATVLSSEFVGAITTICSSDTLSECEFAIRVIAKAWLNSHVDPLIEEAVSQSSVVEAILEVLFASSIDEILELAISVLAELVGRNDAIREIILSWDPLLDIFVRLLRKTGLFLKAAVLLYLLKPQAKQMLSPEWVSLVLRVLEFGDKVLTLFTVQCCPQEAAIYFMDQLLTGFDEVKNLENARLVVSLGGLPFLMKRIEEGEVHQRNKAVFIIYSCIYAEGSCRSFLSDNIKKSSLLELIVLSNSKSCSGCAFAVLAELLYLERTTKILKFLRGLKDGWGGLNTMHILFIYLQRAPPEQRPLVAAVLLMLDIMEDPFKESFYRAEAIDAIVVALDCQVCNDITQEQSARALLLLAGNFTYTGESLMERTFLHKAGFQENCMEGSSYGREIVVYDSAHKSEEDNEAETWRRTTACVLFQSGNKNLLKALSDSLTNGVPSLARASLVTISWMSSYLHLVDDRKFPPLAFSILTPLLLKSLNYDKEVEARVLASYSLLCLVKNSGCVSFLASVDKDSIKNLQNLSLVTWTANELIAIISKSSLQYKRMKNKAHF; encoded by the exons ATGGTTATGATAACTTTTACTTCTCCTTTCCTTTTTAACACGTTGTCTCTCTCTTCTCAAGAAACAGTTGATTTGTATTCGTTGGCTCTGAATTCTAAGAAAGTGGTTTCACTGAAAGCTCAAAtttgtctttctttctttctttctttctttctcccgtTGCCATTGGAGATGACTTCCCTCAGAGAACTTCTCACAGAAGAAGGCTTCTACCAAACAACTTCAAACCTCAACCCTTTGAAGCCAAAATTCAAATTCTCACCGCAAACACCAGAGATAATAATAAACTCACTCCCTCTACACATATGCAACGATCGAAAAAGCCTTGATTGTTCCAACAACAACTCCACGATACCAAGTGGGTCTTGGTCTTTTCAATCCAACTCTCAAAGGGTTGGTTCACTTTCTGAAATTTGGAAGAATTCCAAATCATTGTTTTCACCGGGTTCAAGAACAGTGGGACCTCCCATGAATGAAGTAGCCACCAGAGCAGTGGTTTCTATCCTCAGTGGCTACATTGGAAGATTTGTGAAAGATGATCATTTCAGGAAAATAGTGAGAGACAAGTGCAGTTCTTACTTGATCAGAAGGAGAAACGGTTCTGGGTCAGAAGAAGAGGTTCTGGTAAACATGAAACTGGCCATGGAGAATATTGACAAGTTGGTGCAGGATCAAGGGACAAGGAAAGAGATAAAGATGGAAAGCTTAAGGAACTCCATTGAGCTTTTGACCATAGTTTCTTCATTGAATAGTAAAAGTAAAACACCAAGGGAAGCTGGTTCAACTTGTGGAATACCCAATTCCCATATCTCTGCTTGTGCTCAGCTCTACTTGGCAATAGTTTACAAGCTTCAGAAGAACAACAGGATTTGTTCTAGGCACCTGCTGCAAGTGTTTTCTGATTCTCCATTTTTGGCTAGGACTTACTTGCTTCCTGACCTTTGGGAGCACGTGTTCCTTCCTCATCTTCTCCATCTTAAAATTTGGTATGCTGAGGAACTCGATGCACTTTCGGCTTCGACTGAATGTCAGGATGTGAAGGAGAACACAATGAGGACTTTGAGCAAAGAGTATGGGAAAAAAGTGGACACAGGAACTGCTTTGTTTGCTTTGTATTACAAGCAGTGGCTTAAAGTTGGGGCAAACGAGCCTCCTCTTCCCGTTGTTCCATTGCCATCAAGACCAAGTCGAGGATCATCAAGAAAAATGTCTTcagattcttttgttttgagTTCTTCAATCAACAAAAACTT ATACAAGGAAGTATTTGGCCCCAAACTAGAGCTGAAATCTACCACCCTGGCTGATCAAAATGGATTGCTGACAATCAAATGGGGCTCAGGGAATGATGAAAATTTGTATGGAGATGACTACAACCGCAGTTCACTTCAG AAACAAGACACTGTATTCCTTGGAAAATCTTCAAGGACAATTGACGATAGTTATGCCGAATTAAAGCAAGGGTCACAGAGATTGGACTATTTTCAGTGCTTTTCTTGTAGGAGTATGCAAGCAGAAAGCTTGGTGAGCAGCAACTACGCATCCTGCAATGCTTCATTTAGAAACGAAGCAACTGTTCTTTCAAGCGAATTTGTTGGAGCTATCACAACTATATGTTCATCAGATACTCTCAGTGAATGTGAATTTGCAATTCGTGTGATTGCCAAAGCTTGGTTGAACTCTCATGTTGACCCTCTAATTGAAGAAGCAGTGTCACAATCTAGTGTAGTTGAGGCTATCCTGGAGGTACTGTTTGCCTCAAGTATAGATGAAATTCTAGAATTGGCTATATCAGTTTTAGCAGAACTAGTAGGGAGGAATGATGCAATTAGAGAAATTATACTGAGCTGGGATCCACTACTAGATATCTTTGTGAGACTTTTAAGAAAAACTGGCCTGTTCCTAAAAGCTGCTGTTCTGCTTTATCTGTTAAAGCCACAGGCAAAACAGATGTTATCACCAGAATGGGTGTCTCTTGTACTTCGAGTGTTAGAATTTGGAGACAAAGTTCTAACCCTCTTCACAGTTCAATGCTGTCCTCAAGAGGCTGCAATTTACTTTATGGACCAACTTCTTACTGGTTTTGATGAAGTTAAGAATTTAGAGAATGCTAGGCTGGTTGTTTCTCTTGGGGGATTGCCCTTTCTCATGAAAAGAATTGAAGAAGGAGAGGTTCACCAAAGAAACAAAgctgtttttattatttatagttgCATTTATGCTGAAGGAAGCTGCCGGAGTTTTCTATCTGACAATATAAAGAAGAGTTCTTTGCTAGAACTCATTGTTCTCAGTAACAGTAAAAGTTGCAGTGGATGTGCCTTTGCTGTGCTAGCTGAGTTGCTCTATCTTGAAAG AACCACcaagattttaaaattcttaaggGGACTTAAAGATGGATGGGGTGGCCTAAACACAATGCACATTCTGTTCATCTATCTTCAGAGGGCTCCACCAGAACAACGTCCTCTGGTTGCAGCAGTATTATTGATGCTTGATATTATG GAAGATCCTTTCAAAGAGAGCTTTTATAGAGCAGAAGCAATTGACGCAATTGTGGTTGCTTTAGATTGTCAAGTGTGTAATGATATAACACAAGAACAATCAGCAAGAGCTTTACTCTTGTTAGCAGGAAACTTTACTTATACAGGAGAATCATTAATGGAGAGAACATTTTTACACAAAGCTGGCTTTCAAGAAAATTGCATGGAAGGTTCCTCTTATGGCAGGGAAATTGTTGTTTATGATTCAGCTCACAAG AGTGAAGAGGACAATGAAGCTGAAACATGGCGAAGAACAACAGCATGTGTCTTGTTCCAAAGTGGAAACAAGAATTTACTAAAGGCACTTTCAGATTCTTTAACCAATGGAGTCCCAAGTTTAGCACGAGCTAGCCTTGTAACAATTTCTTGGATGAGTAGCTACCTTCACTTAGTTGATGACAGAAAGTTCCCACCATTGGCATTCTCAATCCTCACGCCACTGCTGCTAAAATCAttgaattatgataaagaggTTGAGGCAAGAGTTTTGGCTTCATATTCATTGCTATGCCTTGTAAAAAATTCAG GATGTGTCTCTTTCCTAGCATCAGTGGATAAAGATTCAATAAAAAATCTTCAAAATCTCTCTCTTGTTACGTGGACTGCGAATGAGCTAATTGCAATCATCTCGAAAAGCAGCTTGCAGTACaaaagaatgaaaaacaaaGCTCATTTTTGA
- the LOC114176245 gene encoding putative E3 ubiquitin-protein ligase LIN isoform X1: MVMITFTSPFLFNTLSLSSQETVDLYSLALNSKKVVSLKAQICLSFFLSFFLPLPLEMTSLRELLTEEGFYQTTSNLNPLKPKFKFSPQTPEIIINSLPLHICNDRKSLDCSNNNSTIPSGSWSFQSNSQRVGSLSEIWKNSKSLFSPGSRTVGPPMNEVATRAVVSILSGYIGRFVKDDHFRKIVRDKCSSYLIRRRNGSGSEEEVLVNMKLAMENIDKLVQDQGTRKEIKMESLRNSIELLTIVSSLNSKSKTPREAGSTCGIPNSHISACAQLYLAIVYKLQKNNRICSRHLLQVFSDSPFLARTYLLPDLWEHVFLPHLLHLKIWYAEELDALSASTECQDVKENTMRTLSKEYGKKVDTGTALFALYYKQWLKVGANEPPLPVVPLPSRPSRGSSRKMSSDSFVLSSSINKNLYKEVFGPKLELKSTTLADQNGLLTIKWGSGNDENLYGDDYNRSSLQKQDTVFLGKSSRTIDDSYAELKQGSQRLDYFQCFSCRSMQAESLVSSNYASCNASFRNEATVLSSEFVGAITTICSSDTLSECEFAIRVIAKAWLNSHVDPLIEEAVSQSSVVEAILEVLFASSIDEILELAISVLAELVGRNDAIREIILSWDPLLDIFVRLLRKTGLFLKAAVLLYLLKPQAKQMLSPEWVSLVLRVLEFGDKVLTLFTVQCCPQEAAIYFMDQLLTGFDEVKNLENARLVVSLGGLPFLMKRIEEGEVHQRNKAVFIIYSCIYAEGSCRSFLSDNIKKSSLLELIVLSNSKSCSGCAFAVLAELLYLERTTKILKFLRGLKDGWGGLNTMHILFIYLQRAPPEQRPLVAAVLLMLDIMEDPFKESFYRAEAIDAIVVALDCQVCNDITQEQSARALLLLAGNFTYTGESLMERTFLHKAGFQENCMEGSSYGREIVVYDSAHKSEEDNEAETWRRTTACVLFQSGNKNLLKALSDSLTNGVPSLARASLVTISWMSSYLHLVDDRKFPPLAFSILTPLLLKSLNYDKEVEARVLASYSLLCLVKNSAGCVSFLASVDKDSIKNLQNLSLVTWTANELIAIISKSSLQYKRMKNKAHF; encoded by the exons ATGGTTATGATAACTTTTACTTCTCCTTTCCTTTTTAACACGTTGTCTCTCTCTTCTCAAGAAACAGTTGATTTGTATTCGTTGGCTCTGAATTCTAAGAAAGTGGTTTCACTGAAAGCTCAAAtttgtctttctttctttctttctttctttctcccgtTGCCATTGGAGATGACTTCCCTCAGAGAACTTCTCACAGAAGAAGGCTTCTACCAAACAACTTCAAACCTCAACCCTTTGAAGCCAAAATTCAAATTCTCACCGCAAACACCAGAGATAATAATAAACTCACTCCCTCTACACATATGCAACGATCGAAAAAGCCTTGATTGTTCCAACAACAACTCCACGATACCAAGTGGGTCTTGGTCTTTTCAATCCAACTCTCAAAGGGTTGGTTCACTTTCTGAAATTTGGAAGAATTCCAAATCATTGTTTTCACCGGGTTCAAGAACAGTGGGACCTCCCATGAATGAAGTAGCCACCAGAGCAGTGGTTTCTATCCTCAGTGGCTACATTGGAAGATTTGTGAAAGATGATCATTTCAGGAAAATAGTGAGAGACAAGTGCAGTTCTTACTTGATCAGAAGGAGAAACGGTTCTGGGTCAGAAGAAGAGGTTCTGGTAAACATGAAACTGGCCATGGAGAATATTGACAAGTTGGTGCAGGATCAAGGGACAAGGAAAGAGATAAAGATGGAAAGCTTAAGGAACTCCATTGAGCTTTTGACCATAGTTTCTTCATTGAATAGTAAAAGTAAAACACCAAGGGAAGCTGGTTCAACTTGTGGAATACCCAATTCCCATATCTCTGCTTGTGCTCAGCTCTACTTGGCAATAGTTTACAAGCTTCAGAAGAACAACAGGATTTGTTCTAGGCACCTGCTGCAAGTGTTTTCTGATTCTCCATTTTTGGCTAGGACTTACTTGCTTCCTGACCTTTGGGAGCACGTGTTCCTTCCTCATCTTCTCCATCTTAAAATTTGGTATGCTGAGGAACTCGATGCACTTTCGGCTTCGACTGAATGTCAGGATGTGAAGGAGAACACAATGAGGACTTTGAGCAAAGAGTATGGGAAAAAAGTGGACACAGGAACTGCTTTGTTTGCTTTGTATTACAAGCAGTGGCTTAAAGTTGGGGCAAACGAGCCTCCTCTTCCCGTTGTTCCATTGCCATCAAGACCAAGTCGAGGATCATCAAGAAAAATGTCTTcagattcttttgttttgagTTCTTCAATCAACAAAAACTT ATACAAGGAAGTATTTGGCCCCAAACTAGAGCTGAAATCTACCACCCTGGCTGATCAAAATGGATTGCTGACAATCAAATGGGGCTCAGGGAATGATGAAAATTTGTATGGAGATGACTACAACCGCAGTTCACTTCAG AAACAAGACACTGTATTCCTTGGAAAATCTTCAAGGACAATTGACGATAGTTATGCCGAATTAAAGCAAGGGTCACAGAGATTGGACTATTTTCAGTGCTTTTCTTGTAGGAGTATGCAAGCAGAAAGCTTGGTGAGCAGCAACTACGCATCCTGCAATGCTTCATTTAGAAACGAAGCAACTGTTCTTTCAAGCGAATTTGTTGGAGCTATCACAACTATATGTTCATCAGATACTCTCAGTGAATGTGAATTTGCAATTCGTGTGATTGCCAAAGCTTGGTTGAACTCTCATGTTGACCCTCTAATTGAAGAAGCAGTGTCACAATCTAGTGTAGTTGAGGCTATCCTGGAGGTACTGTTTGCCTCAAGTATAGATGAAATTCTAGAATTGGCTATATCAGTTTTAGCAGAACTAGTAGGGAGGAATGATGCAATTAGAGAAATTATACTGAGCTGGGATCCACTACTAGATATCTTTGTGAGACTTTTAAGAAAAACTGGCCTGTTCCTAAAAGCTGCTGTTCTGCTTTATCTGTTAAAGCCACAGGCAAAACAGATGTTATCACCAGAATGGGTGTCTCTTGTACTTCGAGTGTTAGAATTTGGAGACAAAGTTCTAACCCTCTTCACAGTTCAATGCTGTCCTCAAGAGGCTGCAATTTACTTTATGGACCAACTTCTTACTGGTTTTGATGAAGTTAAGAATTTAGAGAATGCTAGGCTGGTTGTTTCTCTTGGGGGATTGCCCTTTCTCATGAAAAGAATTGAAGAAGGAGAGGTTCACCAAAGAAACAAAgctgtttttattatttatagttgCATTTATGCTGAAGGAAGCTGCCGGAGTTTTCTATCTGACAATATAAAGAAGAGTTCTTTGCTAGAACTCATTGTTCTCAGTAACAGTAAAAGTTGCAGTGGATGTGCCTTTGCTGTGCTAGCTGAGTTGCTCTATCTTGAAAG AACCACcaagattttaaaattcttaaggGGACTTAAAGATGGATGGGGTGGCCTAAACACAATGCACATTCTGTTCATCTATCTTCAGAGGGCTCCACCAGAACAACGTCCTCTGGTTGCAGCAGTATTATTGATGCTTGATATTATG GAAGATCCTTTCAAAGAGAGCTTTTATAGAGCAGAAGCAATTGACGCAATTGTGGTTGCTTTAGATTGTCAAGTGTGTAATGATATAACACAAGAACAATCAGCAAGAGCTTTACTCTTGTTAGCAGGAAACTTTACTTATACAGGAGAATCATTAATGGAGAGAACATTTTTACACAAAGCTGGCTTTCAAGAAAATTGCATGGAAGGTTCCTCTTATGGCAGGGAAATTGTTGTTTATGATTCAGCTCACAAG AGTGAAGAGGACAATGAAGCTGAAACATGGCGAAGAACAACAGCATGTGTCTTGTTCCAAAGTGGAAACAAGAATTTACTAAAGGCACTTTCAGATTCTTTAACCAATGGAGTCCCAAGTTTAGCACGAGCTAGCCTTGTAACAATTTCTTGGATGAGTAGCTACCTTCACTTAGTTGATGACAGAAAGTTCCCACCATTGGCATTCTCAATCCTCACGCCACTGCTGCTAAAATCAttgaattatgataaagaggTTGAGGCAAGAGTTTTGGCTTCATATTCATTGCTATGCCTTGTAAAAAATTCAG CAGGATGTGTCTCTTTCCTAGCATCAGTGGATAAAGATTCAATAAAAAATCTTCAAAATCTCTCTCTTGTTACGTGGACTGCGAATGAGCTAATTGCAATCATCTCGAAAAGCAGCTTGCAGTACaaaagaatgaaaaacaaaGCTCATTTTTGA